The Caloranaerobacter sp. TR13 genomic interval TAAATCTTATAGATACACCGGGTCATGTCGATTTTAACTATGAGGTATCAAGAAGTTTAGCTGCTTGTGAAGGTGCTCTTCTAGTAGTTGATGCAGCACAAGGCGTTGAGGCTCAAACTTTAGCAAATGTTTATTTAGCGTTAGAACAAGATTTAGAGATAATACCGGTTATTAATAAAATAGATTTACCAAGTGCAAGACCAGAAGAAATAAAAAGAGAAATAGAAGATGTGATTGGATTAGATTGTGAAGATGCACCTATGATATCAGCTAAGGAAGGACTAAATATAGAGGATGTATTAGAAAGTATCGTAAAGAAAATACCAGCACCTACGGGTGATATTAATGCTCCATTGAAAGCATTAATATTTGATTCATATTATGACAGTTATAAAGGCGTTATAACTTATATAAGAGTAGTCGAAGGAAGTATAAAGCCAGGTATGAAAATAAAAATGATGGCAACTGGAAAAACTTTTGAAGTTAATGAAGTTGGTATATTTGCACCTAATCAAGTGCCAATAGGTGAGTTGAATGCTGGAGATGTTGGTTATGTCGCTGCAAGTATAAAAAATGTTAGAGATGCAAGAGTTGGGGATACAATAACTGATGCACAAAATCCAACTGAAAAGCCTTTGCCAGGTTATAAAAAAGTTACACCTATGGTATACTGTGGGGTATATCCAGCTGAGGGTGAAGATTATAATAACGTTAAAGATGCATTAGAAAAACTACAGGTAAATGATGCTGCATTAGTGTTTGAGCCTGAGACATCTGCAGCATTGGGATTTGGATTTAGATGTGGGTTTTTAGGATTATTGCATATGGAAATTATTCAGGAAAGATTAGAAAGAGAATTTAATTTAAATATTGTTACTACAGCTCCTAGTGTTATTTACAAGGTAATGAAAAAAGATGGTGAAATGCTAACTATTCAAAATCCTACAAACTTGCCACCAGTGGCTGAAATAGAGTATATGGAAGAGCCGATAGTTGAAGCTTCAATTATGACACCTACTGACTATGTTGGAGCTGTAATGGAATTATGTCAGTCAAGAAGAGGAACATTTAAGAATATGGAATATTTAGATCAATCAAGAGTAGTAATGCATTATGACTTACCATTAAACGAAGTAATTTACGACTTTTTCGATGCACTTAAATCAAAGACAAAAGGTTATGCATCTTTTGACTATGAGCTTAAAGGATATCAGAAATCTGATTTAGTTAAATTAGATATTTTAATCAACAAAGAGCTTGTTGATGCATTTTCTATAATAGTTCATACAGATAAAGCTTATGAAAGAGCTAGAAGTATAGTTGAAAAGTTAAAGGACGTTATACCAAGACATTTATTTGCTGTTCCAATTCAGGCAGCGATTGGTTCAAAAGTAATTGCTAGAGAAACTATCAAAGCATTAAGAAAAGATGTACTTGCAAAATGTTATGGTGGGGACGTATCAAGAAAGAAAAAACTATTGCAGAAACAAAAAGAAGGTAAAAAACGAATGAGGCAATTAGGTAATGTTGAAGTACCTCAGGAAGCCTTTTTAGCAGTATTGAAATTTGATGATAAATAAAACAACAGGGCACACTTTAGTAGTGTGCCTTAAAATTTAATTAAAGGAGAATTAATTATGAATGAATTAGGAATATACATTCATATACCATTTTGTATAAGCAAATGTTTTTATTGTGATTTTAATTCATATACAGATAAATCATATATTATTGAAGATTATATAAAATATTTAAAGAAAGAAATAGATTTGTACTCAGTTGAATTAAAAGATTATAAAGTTAAAACAATATTTATTGGAGGTGGAACACCTTCTAGTATAGATAGTAAATTTTTATGTGATATTGTAAATCATATTTATAAAAAGTTTGATATTTCTACGTCAATTGAATTTACAATAGAAGCAAATCCAAAAACATTAAATAAATATAAATTAAATGATTATAAAAATTTGGGAATAAACAGAATAAGTTTAGGTTTGCAGTCTTTCAATGATAATTTATTAAAGAGTATAGGCCGAATTCATACTGCTAAAGATTTTTTAGAAAGCTATGATTTAATAAGAAAGTTTGGTTTTGATAATGTTAATATAGATGTAATGTTTAATTTGCCAGGACAGACAATAGAAGATGTTGTTGATACATTGAAAAAAGTTATAGCACTAAAAACAGAACATATTTCATTTTATAGTTTAAAAATAGAAGAAGGGACATTGTTTTATAAACTATATAATGAATCTAGATTAAACTTACCTGATGAAGATATAGAAAGGGATATGTATTATAAAGGAATAGAATTATTAGAAGATAACAATTTTATACATTATGAAATATCCAATTTCGCCAAACCTGGTTATGAATGTAAGCATAACTTAATATATTGGAATGTAAAACCTTATCTTGGCTTAGGATTATCTGCTCATTCTAATATAAATAGTAAAAGATGGAGCAATTTTGGAGACTTTAAACGGTATTTTAAGTGTTTAAATGAAGATAGCTTACCTATTGAAGAAAGTGAAAAAATAGATATAGAAATGGAAATGGCAGAATTTATGATATTAGGTCTAAGATTAATCAAAGGAATAAAGAAATCAGACTTTAAAAATAGGTTTGGATTGAATGTAGAAGATATATATGGCAGTCAGTTAAAAAGTTTAGAAGATAAAGGTTTAATAGAAAATAAAGAAGAATATATTAGGTTAACAAAAAGAGGAATTGATTTATCCAACTTAGTTTTTGCAGAATTACTCCCTTAATGCGGTTATTAATTAGCAACTATCAACTAATTAACACAAAGGTATTGACAAATTTTAAAAACAGTGATAATTTAAAAACATAAGATTAGCACTCGATAGGGTAGAGTGCTAATAAAAATTATAAGTTTTACAAATTATAAAGTTTAGGCTTTCTATAACTAATTGAGGTGGTATGTATGATATTGAATGATAGAAAGCTTAAAATCCTGCAGGCGATAATTCACAGTTATATTACAAATGCTGAGCCAGTAGGATCAAGAACTATTGCAAAAAAATATAATCTAGGAGTTAGTTCAGCTACTATACGAAATGAGATGTCAGATCTAGAAGAATTGGGATATTTACTACAGCCTCATACTTCAGCTGGAAGGATACCATCTGATAAAGCATACAGACTATATGTTGACAATTTAATGCAGATAAAGAAAATTACAGAAGAAGAAAGAAAAAAGATAAAACTAGGCTTACTTAAAGAAATAAGAGAAATAGAACAAGTTATACAAAATGCAGCTAAAATTTTATCTAAACTTACAAATTATACATCTTTAGCAATTGCTCCTCAAATAAGAAGAAGTAAATTAAAGAGAATACAACTAATACCTATAGATGAACATAAAGTATTAGTTGTTATGGTTACTGATACAGGAATAGTTAAAAATACAGTATTTAGAATTGGAAATGGTATAAAAGAAGAACAATTAGAAAAAATCACAAATTATTTAAATAGTAGACTAAAAGGATGTTCAATAGAAGATATAAATAAGAATATTGAAACAGAGCTTGTAAAAGAGATGTATAGTTTAAAAAATACGATAAAGGATATTTTACCATTAATAAATCAATCAATAGATGGTATGTACGAGGTAGATTTGTTTGCAGACGGTGTAACTAACATATTTAATTTTCCAGAGTATAATGATATTGCGAAAGCAAAAAGCTTTATATCATTTATAGAAAATAAGGAATCTGTAGTTGATATGCTTTTAAAGAGTGGATTCCATGACATTCAGATTACTATTGGTAGTGAAAATTGTTATGAAGAGGTAAGTAGCTGTAGTTTAATTACTGCAACATATAGTTTAAATGGCAAAACAATAGGCAAAATTGGTGTAATTGGACCTACAAGAATGGATTATTCAAAGGTAGTCTCTGTTGTCAAATCAATAGCTTTTGATTTAAATGAGATTTTGAAAAACTATTTTACATTATAAGGGTGTGAGATTCTATCTTGCACCCAATGTATTGAATAGAATATATATGTATATGTTTATGAATATTGAAAAGAGGTGAAATAGATGGAAAAAGACCTGAATGAAAAAGAAGTTACAAAAGAACAGGTACATAATGAAGAAGAAAAAGATATGGAAAATGAAAAAAAAGATTCTAATGATGCTACAGAAGAATCAAAAGAAGATAATATAGATGAATTAAAAGAAAAGTTGGAAGGTAAAATGAGAGAATTAGAAGAATTAAATAATAGATTTTTAAGATTACAAGCAGACTTTTTAAATTATAAAAAGAGAGTAGAAAAAGAGAAAGAGTCAATATATGCTTATGCATCTGAAGAGTTAATATGTCAAGTATTGCCTGTGATAGACAATTTTGAAAGAGCATTAGATTCAGTTAATGATAGTCAGAAA includes:
- the lepA gene encoding translation elongation factor 4; its protein translation is MPKDRQKRVRNFSIIAHIDHGKSTLADRLIEKTGLLTEREMKDQILDNMDLERERGITIKLQTTRLIYKAKDGEEYILNLIDTPGHVDFNYEVSRSLAACEGALLVVDAAQGVEAQTLANVYLALEQDLEIIPVINKIDLPSARPEEIKREIEDVIGLDCEDAPMISAKEGLNIEDVLESIVKKIPAPTGDINAPLKALIFDSYYDSYKGVITYIRVVEGSIKPGMKIKMMATGKTFEVNEVGIFAPNQVPIGELNAGDVGYVAASIKNVRDARVGDTITDAQNPTEKPLPGYKKVTPMVYCGVYPAEGEDYNNVKDALEKLQVNDAALVFEPETSAALGFGFRCGFLGLLHMEIIQERLEREFNLNIVTTAPSVIYKVMKKDGEMLTIQNPTNLPPVAEIEYMEEPIVEASIMTPTDYVGAVMELCQSRRGTFKNMEYLDQSRVVMHYDLPLNEVIYDFFDALKSKTKGYASFDYELKGYQKSDLVKLDILINKELVDAFSIIVHTDKAYERARSIVEKLKDVIPRHLFAVPIQAAIGSKVIARETIKALRKDVLAKCYGGDVSRKKKLLQKQKEGKKRMRQLGNVEVPQEAFLAVLKFDDK
- the grpE gene encoding nucleotide exchange factor GrpE; translation: MEKDLNEKEVTKEQVHNEEEKDMENEKKDSNDATEESKEDNIDELKEKLEGKMRELEELNNRFLRLQADFLNYKKRVEKEKESIYAYASEELICQVLPVIDNFERALDSVNDSQKEDSFYKGIEMVYKQLLDILKKSGLEEIKAIGEKFDPNLHHGVAQEESSEHEEDTIIEVYQKGYKLKDKVIRPSMVKISK
- the hrcA gene encoding heat-inducible transcriptional repressor HrcA — encoded protein: MILNDRKLKILQAIIHSYITNAEPVGSRTIAKKYNLGVSSATIRNEMSDLEELGYLLQPHTSAGRIPSDKAYRLYVDNLMQIKKITEEERKKIKLGLLKEIREIEQVIQNAAKILSKLTNYTSLAIAPQIRRSKLKRIQLIPIDEHKVLVVMVTDTGIVKNTVFRIGNGIKEEQLEKITNYLNSRLKGCSIEDINKNIETELVKEMYSLKNTIKDILPLINQSIDGMYEVDLFADGVTNIFNFPEYNDIAKAKSFISFIENKESVVDMLLKSGFHDIQITIGSENCYEEVSSCSLITATYSLNGKTIGKIGVIGPTRMDYSKVVSVVKSIAFDLNEILKNYFTL
- the hemW gene encoding radical SAM family heme chaperone HemW, coding for MNELGIYIHIPFCISKCFYCDFNSYTDKSYIIEDYIKYLKKEIDLYSVELKDYKVKTIFIGGGTPSSIDSKFLCDIVNHIYKKFDISTSIEFTIEANPKTLNKYKLNDYKNLGINRISLGLQSFNDNLLKSIGRIHTAKDFLESYDLIRKFGFDNVNIDVMFNLPGQTIEDVVDTLKKVIALKTEHISFYSLKIEEGTLFYKLYNESRLNLPDEDIERDMYYKGIELLEDNNFIHYEISNFAKPGYECKHNLIYWNVKPYLGLGLSAHSNINSKRWSNFGDFKRYFKCLNEDSLPIEESEKIDIEMEMAEFMILGLRLIKGIKKSDFKNRFGLNVEDIYGSQLKSLEDKGLIENKEEYIRLTKRGIDLSNLVFAELLP